The following nucleotide sequence is from Anopheles stephensi strain Indian chromosome 3, UCI_ANSTEP_V1.0, whole genome shotgun sequence.
GGTTGAATTCTTGCCCTTTCGATGGGTAGCACTGGGTGTTTAGCCTTTGCTGCCTTTGAGCCAGGAGCATCAGTGTTCCTGCGGGTTGTTGTAGGAGTTGAACGCGCCAGGCCAAATGGCACAAAGTTTGGCCAGTTAATGTGCTGAAGTGCTAGTCATTCAGCAAAACCCTCATTACCCCCAGATAAGGATAATGATGGTCGCGCTTACTTTCGGCTGGGAAGGATGCAGCTTGCTTTTCGTAAGTGTGTCCCGTTTTAAATGGGATTTGACAATTTGATATTTGCTCGTCTTGATGAGGATAGGATGTGGGTAGGAAAATTATGATAAATAGTCGGTGTAGAGCATCGTGTTTATATGAAGCCTGTATGTGTGGCTTAGAAAATGATTACTTTAAGATGCAAactgtatttatttttatgatcgAATGCGATCCATATGTCTTCAACATCGCACTTCCGTTCAGCCGAAGTTCAATGACATCGCAAAACTCATCAAACAGTGTCGTTTCGCTTGAATGAAAGACTAATTTGCTATCTTGCGAGTTAAGCATATAGCAATCGTTCGTCGTCGTTCGCGTAAATATGAATTCTGCCTGCAGTCGTCAGGCTGCCTGATGTTCGTTCAGTTTCCACGCCTTCACGTATATTGAAACTTATTGAGGTATAACGCGTGCTCTGTCGTGCAATTTGCCTAAGTAAAGGCTTTGCTGGGTGTGTTTGCTTTGAGGAAAGTGTAGGCAACATGAGTTGAGAGAATCTTTGTTAAGAATTTGTATCATTTTATGCTACTGAACTCGGAAGATGTGTTAGGGaaaaaaacttatttttaatttaaattgtacatgTCTTATCAGGCATCAAATTCACATATTTATGTACAGATTTTAGCTTTAATCTTTACAAAATCATCTCAAGAAATATGCCAGGATTGCAAACTTGAGACATTCTTTCACATAAATTCCATTTAATTCACCATATTGAGCATATGAATTTCAAATAACCGTGGTTTCAGATCGATCCATTCACGATGGCGTCTTGCTGGATCTTCTTCATCTCCTTGCTTCTTGAAGTGCTTTACGGTACTGCATCGTTCCATTAGCTAAGGGTTcaatatgaaatattttcgCATCGTTAACAGTTTGACCTAGTTCCGTGTTGGGCTAAAGATGCGATAGACAACTTGCCCACAAAACGTCCGTAAGGTCATTGGCGTTGAAACGCCATTTAATACAAAGAAAATCGTTTCCCCCCGGTTCCGACGGCATCGGTACCGAGAGTCGTAAATCTTCTAATCAATGGCgaaaatttgatttctttCATCCACATCGGAGGCGGATCTCGAGTTTTACGGCCGGCGCACAAACCGCCCTACATGCTGACTAATGGTTTCATGGGGTGGGAGCCTCGTCTTCGGCAGTGCTGCTGTATCGTGCCACCCTTTTACCACGATCATTTCATGTGGTTGGTGAGATTATTTTTCAACCAAAATTCCTTCACCTTACTTTACGCATCCTGACTGCATTAAAATAATGTACCTCGTTGCATTTGCCGGTAGGTCGATTTTTTGATGAAAAGGAACCAGCATAAACTGCACCAGGCACGTCATAAACGGTGGCAactatgcgtttcccttttccTGCTACTAGTGCTTGTGCTAGCTTCCGGCGCTCTCTGCTGCGGTAGGTCGTAAATCAAGCTGCACAAACGAGCGCTGCGAGCGTCAAAATCAAAGGGACGAAAATCGGTAGTACAGCGTCGGCTTAATGTGGTCGCGTGTTGTTTGGGAGGGAATATCGAATCCGTCTTGAGCTACGTGCCTCGTGAAATGTAACACTTGTTCGAGCTGGTGACTCTATGAAGGGGGTTCAAGCTATCCGCTTACGAGAGACAACTGATATTGTTGTCTCAAAATTTTCATTCAGTTGGCACCCATGGGGCTCGAAACCTCTCCCAAAAACGCTACTCAATACGTAGCATCTCGAATGTCAAGCCTGACAGTAATACAATCGAATACGCTACAGCTCTTGTAACGTGGCCTTGGCCATTTTCCACGAATCAAACCCTCAAAAAATACGCTTCAATTCGAGGAAAACTAATAATAGGCGTATCAACCATTGCTGGTGGAAGTAATTGTTAAACATGGAAGTGTACGCCGATTTGCGCATGTGGTCTATTTGGTGAATTTACGTTTTTCTCAAAACGCTAACCGTGTATCGATCGACTTTTAttcgcctaaatgtatgcaacgtTATAACAATACTGTAAACTACAAATCTAGAAGAAATTTCACTAATCGATTGTGGATCgtacgaaaataaaacacacattgCATAGGAAacaatgattatttttatattcgcAAATCGTTCATCGGTTAGCTGGGCGGGTTTAGTTAGGATCCTGCGGACCCAGCTCGTGACAGGTGGCCACATCCGACACGGCTGAAATGAGTGCCTGCATATTCCTGAGCCGGCTGGTAAGTACGCAACTGCCAAGACGGTTCAAGCTGGCCTTACTTTCGGCAGCAATAAGCTTTACGATCATATTTGCTTTGGACAGTGTCTTATCCGCCAGCTTTACGTAGAGTGGGCCAATCTGTGGggacaacaaccaaaaaaaaaaaaaaaaaagagcgtaaacaaacaaatattgtACTCATCGCACTTACTTCCGCCCATTTGGCGCTGCCAGAAGACCGGGCGCCAACCGCCTGCTATACGTACCGCAGAAAGGCATGGAGCCGGTGAGGCCTTAACGTTGCACGCTGTTAAATTGTCGATCAGATCTTCCAGATCGTACAGGATCAATTGGCCGATAGCAGTGGTGATATCGATGAGGGGATTCAGTCGAAACGATTCCCTGTTGTAGCACACCTCCACATCGGAGACGAGCAGCGCGTAGAAGTTGGTGAGCCGGGGCGAATATTTGAAAAAGCAGAACCGCGAATGTGGCCCACCAGCGACGAGCACCTTGATCACGTAGCTAACGGCGTCGTACGACCGTGGCACTAACACACTTGTGTACTCCGTGAAGTACGTATTGGCCGTGGTAAGGTATTGCGTGATGAGGCCCGTAATCTTGTCCGGTACTTCGCTCAACGCCGCGTACCCTGACGTGTATTTTTCCAACGCCACCGACACGCCACTTTGGTATTCGGGCAGCGATGCTATGTTGGACGTGGCGCCAGGCAACTCGTCCGTTATTGACTTGTAGGTGGTTTTCACCGAGTTCGTCAAAGAGGAAATATCGTTACCGTTTTCCGTAAGCTCGGTGGCAAAGTTGGTGGTGTAGGATTCGAGATTCTCCTTTAACATCTCGTTCATGCTCTCCAGCTCGTACAGGAAAAAATCTCCAAACTCGATGTTATCGATGGTGGACTGGATGGTATACTCCACCGGTGAAATGGTCGCCTTGAAGTAGCTGGTCGCGACCACCACATCCGTTACGATGGCCGGATCGATCTGAGCCCTGCCGTTCCTGATGATGGCCGTCCTGAGGGCACCCTTCAACCGTAGCAAAGACGATTCCACCTGCGAAAGGGCAATGCCCATGTTGCCGAACGCATCACCAAACAGGTGGTCGATGTCATCCCCCAGCAGGACCTTCAGGTTGGCACGGGTGGAGCTCACCTCCGTGTTGAGAAAGTTTTTGAACGCAGCGATGGCCGCCACAATCGGATCGAACACACCGTCATAGTTTCCGTCGGTTTTCGGTATTCCCAAGACGATGGCACTCGTTACCGGGGGACCCAACTCTGTCACCTTGGTACCGAGGGACTCCATTACCGGCAGCACCTCCCGGATCAGGCTGTAGTCCGTTTGCAGCACGAGGCCATTTTTGTCATCGATCGCAACAAGCAGCGGGGTGATCGAGTTGACCGTGTTTCTGATGGTCAAACTTGACTGTACCGTGCCGACTGAACCAAACTCCGGTCGTGGAACGGCGAATGAGCGCTAGTGGGAACGGGTTGGTTGCACAGTTAGTATTTGCCAGCACTGCTCGATGGTCTGCAGAGTGCGACGCTGATGGGCGAGATCGTATTACCTGTACCAAGACGGcgcagcacagcagcagcaacaacggcGACGGTCCTAATCGTGCCATTGTACACAGAACCAATGGCGAGCGGGCGAGAATTGTTGGTCGTTTACCGTGGGGAATTCATTTATAGGGAGCATCCAGATACACTAACTGTTTTAACACTTGCGCAAACAGGACTGTATGaaaacagttttctttttcgctggGGCCATCGCAAACGAGCGCTGCGATATACTGGTGGGGCCATATAAGATAGGGTCTGGATATTATACAACATGGTTGGGAAGTTTGGCAGCAAGCTTTGTttgggggagggaaaaaattgGATTCCCCAACAGCAGTTATAAGTGAAGTGTCTGGATGTCTGAAGATCACTTAAGCTAACGAAGGAAAGCGCCATTTTCGAGTGGCCGAGTTTGACTTGagaaacggaacgaaaaaatgtgtttatttttctattattttattttaaattttataacacaCATTCTACTATCAATTTATAGTGCGCTTGTTACGTGGAAAGTTTAAGGTGTTTGCCAAAAGTACACAAACGTGGTGGGGTGTCTCCTTTCCTCTGCTTCGGCTGTATGCGTCCCTCGAAAAAACGGGCGGGTAGGGAGAAGATCGCTAAAAATGTGGAGTGCGAAACATGCTGTCTGTCGACCTTCCCGCTACACTGGCACGGAAACTATTTGTATGGCGGTAATCACTGCACGGTACGTCTGTGCGTTTCGGCATTCATTTGTGTCAATAACTTTTGCACaaagtaagaaaaacaaaccagttGTGCAAGCGCTTTCCATCAATGACGAAAGCAGTGCCTGTCTGCGACGATTGGTGATGGGGTCGGCCATTCACTTGGCAATCTGGTGTCGGTGCGTTACTGAGcaggtttttttgtgcagaTCGCTGTAAGAACCTAATTTTGCTAGTTTTTGATGCGTTTGTTAGCGAAAGTGTTTCACGGAGCAGCTGTTGTCGG
It contains:
- the LOC118511736 gene encoding uncharacterized protein LOC118511736, encoding MARLGPSPLLLLLCCAVLVQRSFAVPRPEFGSVGTVQSSLTIRNTVNSITPLLVAIDDKNGLVLQTDYSLIREVLPVMESLGTKVTELGPPVTSAIVLGIPKTDGNYDGVFDPIVAAIAAFKNFLNTEVSSTRANLKVLLGDDIDHLFGDAFGNMGIALSQVESSLLRLKGALRTAIIRNGRAQIDPAIVTDVVVATSYFKATISPVEYTIQSTIDNIEFGDFFLYELESMNEMLKENLESYTTNFATELTENGNDISSLTNSVKTTYKSITDELPGATSNIASLPEYQSGVSVALEKYTSGYAALSEVPDKITGLITQYLTTANTYFTEYTSVLVPRSYDAVSYVIKVLVAGGPHSRFCFFKYSPRLTNFYALLVSDVEVCYNRESFRLNPLIDITTAIGQLILYDLEDLIDNLTACNVKASPAPCLSAIGPLYVKLADKTLSKANMIVKLIAAESKASLNRLGSCVLTSRLRNMQALISAVSDVATCHELGPQDPN